In Afipia carboxidovorans OM5, the sequence CCATCGTGAGCTCCCTTCTGGTGGAGTTAAAGTCTGCGGGCGTCCGTTCGGTTCCAGATTCGGTCGCCAAGTTGCCGCACCGCGGCCTCACCAGGAGATAAGGTTGGCCGTTGCACGGGAGGCGTGCTGGCGAGAGCGGAACCGCTCTGATAATTGTTTGGATGTGCTTCGCGACGCGCCTCCGGCGGTCGGAGCCGCCCGCATAATCTCGATCGCCCGCGTTTGAAATCATCTCACCGCACCGGATCGCTCATGACAGTTCCTCCGCCCAATGATTCTGCCGTTCCGGTCGACCCCAAGCGCAATTTCTCGATTGCGTTCGGGCTGGAGCGAATCGGCCTGATCGCGATTCGGGCGCCGGTGGTGTCGCTCGTGGTGCTGATGACGCTATGCGTAATCGCGATCTTCGGGCTTCAGCACATCAAGATCGATGATTCGCTGAGCCAGCTTTTTCGTTCCGAGACTCCCGAATACAAGCAGTACGAGGAAGTGACGAAGCGCTTCCCGTCCGCCGAATACGACGTGCTGGTGGTGGTCGAGGGCAAGACGCTATTGGAGCGCAATTCGCTGGAGAAGCTGCGCGATCTCGTCACCGACCTGCAACTTGTCGACGGTACTCGCGGCATCATCTCGCTGTTCTCGGCGCGTCAGCCGCCCGAAAACGGCAACCTGCCGGCGCCGCTCTTTCCCGAGACGCTGCCGCAGGGACAGGCGTATCAGGATTTTATCGCCAAGGTCCGTGGCAATGAGGTGATCCGCGGCAAGCTCCTGTCCGATGACGGCACGCTGGCGCTGGTTGTGCTCGCGCTCGATCCGGAGGTTGTCAGCAGCAAGGGGCTCGGCAAGACGATCGGCGAAGTCCGCGACCTGATGAAGGACGATCTCGCCGGCACCGGCCTCACGAGCCAGCTATCCGGCGTGCCGGTGATGCAGCTTGAAATCCGCAACGCGGTCGAGCGCGACGGCCTCACCTACAACATCGCTGGCATCCTTGCGGGCTGTCTGATCGCCATCGTGTTCTTCCGGCGCATCTCGTTCATGGTTGCCGCGGCATTCCCGCCGCTGCTCGCGATTCTGATGTCGCTTGGTGCGCTCGGCTGGCTCGGCTTCAGCCTCAATATGTTCCTGAACGTGATGACGCCGCTGATCATGGTCATCAGTTTCGCCGATTCGATGCAGCTCACGTTCGCGGCGCGCGATCGCCTGATTGCTGGCGAGGACAAATACACGGCCTTCCGCAATGCGGTGCTCGTCGTCGGTCCAGCCTGCGTGCTGACGCACGGCACGGCGGCACTGTCGTTCATTGCGCTGCAGTTTTCCGATTCGGATCTGATCCGGAAATTCGGCGAAGCGGGGCTGATGGCGACCATCATCGCGCTCGTCGCGGTGTTGTCGCTGGTGCCGGTGTTCGGCGTGCTTCTCGTGCGCAAGGAGAGCGTGTTCGTCACCAGGATCAAGGGTGCGGACGCGGGCGTCGAGGCGCTACGCGCGTTCTGCCGCTGGATCGCGGTGCGCATGGTCGGCCATCCGGGGCTGTTCAGCCTGATTGCATTGCTCATCGTGGTCGGGCTTGGCGTGATCTACGCCAATCTGCAGCCGCGCTATCGGCTCGCCGATCAGGTGCCCGACAAGAAGCAGGCGGTCGAGGCGAGCGGGCGGCTCGATGCGAAGCTCACCGGCGCGAATCCGATCGATGTGCTGATCGAATTCCCCAAGGGCGAAAACCTCTATTCGCCGGAGACGCTGAAGGTGATCGCGGACGTCCACAGCATCATCGAGAAGCAGGCGGGCGTCGGCAACGTCTGGTCGCTGGAGACGCTGCGGCGCTGGCTTGCGGAAAAGGCAGGGCGCACCGATGTCGCGACGCTCAAGGAATATGTCGACATGTTGCCCAAGCATCTGTCCGGCCGCTTTATCTCCGCCGATCAGGATGCGGTGGTTGTCTCGGGCCGCGTGCCGGACCTCGATTCCAGTCAGATACTGCCGACGGTCGAGAAACTCGATGCGGCGATGGGCGCGGTGCGGCAGGCGAATCCGGGTTATCGGATTTCTGTCACCGGCCTCTCGGCGATCGCTGCCCGCAACAGCGCGAGCATGATCAGCAAGCTGAACCACGGCCTGACCATCGAGTTCGGCCTCGTCGCGGCGTTCATCGGGCTGGCGTTCCGTTCGGTGACGGTGATGTTCGCGAGCATTCTGCCGGGCATCTTCCCGGTGGTGCTGTCCGGCACCGTGTTGTGGCTGTTGGGCGAGGGATTGCAGTTTGCGAGCGTGGTGGCGCTCACCGTCTCATTCGGCCTCGGCCTCAGCGCGACGATTCACTTCCTCAACCGATTGCGGCTCGAGGAACAGCCCGGCGTGGATGAGGGGCTTGCGGTCGAGCGCGCGACCGTGCTGGTCGGCCCGGCGCTTATTCTGACGACGGTGGTGCTGGCCTGCGGTCTGGTGGTGACGGTGTTCTCCGACCTGCCGTCGCTGCGGCTGTTCGGCTGGCTCAGCGCGTTCGCGATGATTGCAGCGCTGGTCGCCGACCTGTTCATCCTGCGGCCGACCGCGATGTTCCTCATCAGCCTCTCGCACCGGCTGCGCGGCGCGTGGCGACGCGATCCGAAGCCTGCTGAGTAAGGGCGTCAGATCGATTCTGTGAGAATGTAAAAAACCTCCGGACCAGATGTCCGGAGGTTTTTTGACACGGAGACAGAGCTTAGCGGCTGAGCGAGATGTTCACGGCGCGCAGTTCGCCCTTCGAGGCGATGGCGACGGTCTGCTTGTTGCCGCGGGTCGAGATGTTGAACGTCGCAGCATAGCCGGCGGTCTGCACCAGGGCCGTGACCTGGCCGCCCGAGACGCGGCCTTCCACTGTGCCGTTGACGCCGCGGCTCTCCTCCGTCCAGTTTCCGCTGAGCTCGCCGCCCGTGGAACGCACCTCGCTTGCGAGATCGAAGCGGTAGCTGTCGCTCGCGCAGCGCAGATTGATGTTCAGAACGTTATTGCCGCCGCTGGTGGTATATTTACCCCGACAGCGAATCCGCTCGCTGCCTGTGCCGTTGTTGTTGGCAATCGTGATGCTGCCGCTGCCAGACCACTGGCCGGCGTAGTCGGCAAACGCGCCTCCGCTCTGTGCATGGCTGGTCGAGGCCGGCAGCAACATCATCGCACCCAATACGACGGCGGCCGCGGCACCCGGCAAAGTTCTTGGAAAGCGAATCATATGACAGGTTCCTGCAATGAGCGGGTTGTGGGCGGTTTCCCCATTCTGCGGGGCAATATGGCTTGCGTCGGGCCGCAACAAAAGCGGGAAAACCTCGGTCGGCTCCGGTGCAAGAACTCAAGAATATAGGGAGGATGTCAGATGCGCCAACCCCGGAGAAAGGGGGGAGTTCGTCGCATTATTTTCAAGTTTTTTGCATAGGGCGCTGCCGCGCCGCGAAGATACGGGCGTGCGGCCGGGTCAATCGATCGCTGCGCAGGCGTTATCCGTCGTATGATGAGATTTCGATCAGACTGCCATCCGGATCGCGGCAATAGACCGAAGTGAGGGTGCCGCGTGCGCCTTGCTTTTTCACCGGCCCTTCCTCGATCGCGATCCCGCAAGTCTTGAGATGAGCGACAACGGTCTCCGGAGACGCCGAGGTGAGGAAGCAGAGGTCGTCGCTACCCGCGGCTTCATGATCGGCGGTGAACCACTCCACCTTGTCGGTCGCAACGGGGCGCAGGTTGAGCTTCTGCTGACCGAACCGCATCGAAATGCGCGGGGCTTTGCCGGCACCAGGGTCGAACACGGCGCGGGTCATACCGAGCACGCGCTCATACCACTGCGCAGAGGCTTCCGCGTTCGAGACATTGACGACGAGATGGTCGAGCGCATCGACAGTGAGTATCATGTCACCTCCGGAATGAAGGGCGAAAAACGACTGGATGGCAAGGTCGGCGGTGGCCAGCCTAGCCGTGAAGGCCGAGCTCATCGGGCCGCCACCATAGCCTCCCAGGCGCCGCTCTGCTATGTACAGCCCCGTCGGTCCCGTAGCTCAGCCGGATAGAGCGACGGTTTCCTAAACCGTAGGTCGGAAGTTCGAGTCTTCCCGGGATCGCCATCGAATCGGAGGCATACCCCTGCCTTCCGCATACGGCCCGGCAGAAATGGGCCGTGCAGTCGTACGCCTCAGTTGAGGTTTGTCGTGATGCTGTGATCGGCGATGGGGTAGCGTTCCTTGCCCCGCATACCGGCGATTTGTCTGAGGTTTTCATGCAGACGCTGCTGCTGCTCTTCCGCCCGCGTTTCATCGTCCTGACCTTGTGCGCGCTTGCCGCGCTCGCCTTTGCGGCCGCGATCGTGGCCGGAGGCCCGACCTATCTGTGGATGCCGCTCACGCTGTTCGGCTGGCTCACCGGGCTTGGCATCAGAGACCTGCTGCAGGCGCGCCATGCGATCCTGCGCAACTATCCGATCTCCGGGCATTTCCGCTTTCTGTTCGAACAGATCCGCCCGGAGATGCGGCAGTATTTCTTCGAGAGCGAGAAGGACGGCAAGCCGTTCAGCCGCGACACCCGCGCCGTCGTCTACCAGCGCGCCAAGGTGGCGCTCGACAAGCGCCCGTTCGGCACCCAGAAGGATGTCTACGAGGACGGCTATGAGTGGATGCACCATTCGGTGGTGCCGAAGCCCGCGGCCGATTCCGATTTTCGCATCGTGATCGGCGGTACCGAATGTACCAGGCCGTATTCGGCTTCCGTCTTCAATGTCTCGGCGATGAGTTTCGGCGCCCTGAGCGCGAATGCGATCCGCGCGCTCAACGCCGGCGCAAAACAGGGCAAGTTCGCGCACGACACCGGCGAGGGCGGTGTGAGTTCATATCACCGCGAGAACGGCGGCGATCTCATCTGGGAAATCGGCTCTGGCTATTTCGGCTGCCGTACGCCGGACGGGCAGTTCGATCCCGACGCGTTCGCGCGCGTGGCCTCCGAGGACCAGATCAAGATGGTCGAACTCAAGATCAGCCAGGGCGCGAAGCCCGGCCATGGCGGTGTTCTGCCGGCGGCAAAGGTCTCCGAGGAAATCTCGCTCGCACGTGGTGTTGCGATGGGCGAGGACTGCATCTCGCCCGCCTATCATCGTGCCTTCTCAACACCCGTGGGGCTGATGCAGTTCATCGGCGAGATGCGGCGGCTGTCGGGCGGCAAGCCCGCCGGCTTCAAGTTGTGCATCGGTCATCGCTGGGAATTTCTCGCGATCTGCAAGGCGATGCTCGAGACGGGCATCTATCCTGATTTCATCGTGGTCGATGGCAAGGAGGGAGGCACCGGCGCAGCGCCAATCGAGTTTGCCGATCATATCGGCGTGCCGATGCGTGAGGGCGTCAATTTTGTCCACAACGCGCTGATCGGTATTAACGCCCGCGAGCGCATTCGCATCGGCGCGGCGGGCAAGATCGCGACCGCCTTCGACATGGCGCGCGCGATGGCGCTCGGCGCGGACTGGTGCAACTCGGCGCGTGGTTTTATGTTCTCGCTGGGGTGCATCCAGTCGTTGAGCTGTCATACGGGCCGCTGCCCGACCGGCGTCGCGACGCAGGATCCGATCCGCGCCCGCGCGTTGGTAGTGGAAGACAAGCGCGTGCGCGTGGCGAATTTTCACGACGCGACCTTGCGCGGGCTTGCCGAACTCGTCGCCGCTGCCGGGCTCGAACATCCGAACGAGATCAGGCCGATCCATTTCTCGCACCGCATCTCGAGCACCGAGGTGGTGTCGTTCGCCGAGCTTTATCCCCCGCTCGAACCGGGCGAGTTGTTGTCTGGCACACAAGATGCACGCTTTGCACAAGCCTGGGCGTTGGCGCAGGCCGCGACGTTCGCACCGAAAGTGTGAGGTTGAGAGCGTTTTCAAGCGAAGTGGAAACCGGTTCGCGTGAACAAAGCGCGTCAAAACAAGACTCTAAAACTCGCCGTGCAGCCGCGCGGAGAAGATCGAGACTGGCCCGCGGTCGGCGTTGTAGGCGGGATTGACGATAAACTGATAGTCGGCCGTCGCTGTGAGTTTTGGCGTGATGGCATAGGCGTAATACGCCTCGATCAGCCGCTCCTGCCGATAGTTCAGCCGGCCGTCGCCGACCAGAACGCCGAGCCCGCCGGCTGCGATAAAATCGCGATGATCGCGCGACAGCGCGTTGATGGCGCCGCCGAGACCGATGGTGTCGTCGGGCCGGCCCCATGATTTGCCCTTGATCGACAGCCCGCCGGAGAGGCTGGCGTCGATGTCGGTGAAGGCCATGATTTCGGTTTTCCCGTCGTTCCAACTCCAGCGTCCGAACAGGCCGACCGTGTCGCTCAATGCTTGTTCAAGATTGATCACATAACCGTACTTGATGCGGCCCTGTCGCGTTGCCGCGATATCGAGGTTGAGTGCGGGATTGTCGAGCGTCGCGCGATAGCTGCCGGAGAATGCGCTGTTGATCCATGCGATCGCCCTCAGCTTGCCCGGCAGTCCGAACAGCTTGTAACGCTGCTCGAGTTCGGCGACATATTCGCCGCGGCGGAACAGCCGCATGTCGAAATTGTCCGAATTGGATTCGGCATCCATCAGGAAGTAGCCGAAGCGCACCGCCCAGTTTTTCTGGTTGAGCTCCGCGGTGGCGCCGTAGGTGAGGCCCACCTTGTCGGCAGCGTAGTCGAATGCGCCTGGCGCCCACAGCGACCAGTTCATGAAATCCTTGCGCGGGTCCTTGGCGTAGCTGTTGCCGTCGAACACGTCGAGCACCGCGAATTTGCCCGCCTGCAGAGTGAGGCGCGAGACGTCGGCCTTGCCGCCGAGTTGCGTGGGGCCACTTTCAAGCGTCTCCTGTTCGCCGCCGAAGCCGAAGGTCTGGCGCACGAACAGGCGCGATGGATTGAAGCGCGGATAAGGGAAGTTCGATTTCTGTGCTTCACCGTTCGAGAAGCCGGCAAGCCCCGCGGTGTCGCTGAGGCCGAAGCCCTGCGCGAATTCGGGATTGAAATACACCTCGCCGCCGTCCCACAGGCGCGCGTTGATGTAGAGGCTGGTGCTCCAGGTCGATTTCGCCTGTCCGGTCGGCGCGAGGCTGTTGGGGCCGGAGTAGGGCGAGCGGAATTGCGGATAGGCCTGCGCGATGTAGGTGGACTGTCCGGAAATCTCCCAGCCTGCCGGCGCGCCTGCGCCAAGCTCGCCGCCGTTCGCGCCAAAGCCGGCCGCATCGATCTTGCGGCTGAGCCCGAGCCGCACGCTGTGCATGTCGAGAGCGCTTGTCGCCTGCAGGCCGGAATTCATTACGACGCTGGTGCGGCCGAAATCGCTGTAGAGATATTCGAGCCGTGCGCTCCATAGCGGTGCGATGGCGTATTCGATGCCGGCACCCGCGGTCCATCCGGTGCGATAGGCGATTCTCTTGTCCTTGAACGGTGCGAGTTCGTTTTCGAAACGCTCGCCCGCGAACGCAAAGCCGCCGGTGACGTAAAGAAGCCATTGCGGTGTGGCGTAGCCGAGCCGCGCACGGAGTGATCCCGCATAGTCGAGCCGCTCGGTCAGCATATTGCCAGCGGTTGGCGTCGTGGCGATGAGAGCGTTGGATTCGAAATAGCTCGGAAAGCTGATGTCGGCTTCCGCGCCGAGCAGGATGCGCGAGGGCAGCAGCACGTTGTAGCCGGCATGGAAGCCGGCCATCGCACCGCCAAAATGATGGTGAGTCGGGAACGCAGACCCATCGATCACTTCGCCATGGGCCGTGCCGAAACTGTAGCCGATATGCGCACCGACATAAGCGCCGTTCCAGTCGTAGGCGGGGATCGCGGGAGCTTTGAGCGGCAGATCCGCGGCTTGCGCGCTGAGCGCCGGAAACGCGGCCGTCATCACCACCGCGAGCGTGTACCTCGCAGGCCTTCGGAGCGAATGTGGGCGGCGAATCGCAGTCATCGCAATCACAGGTGCCATGGTGCTGGTAGCGGCGCTACCGGTGCTGTCGCGGCGTTCACTGTCGTGAGGCCGTCATGAGGGGCGGGCAAAAGACAGAGGCGTTTCATGCTGCGCAAACAAACTTAATTGCAAATGATTGTCAATAGCATTAGGATTATTCGAACCAGGCATGGGTGCTCCCTTCCGATGAATGTGCATGTGAGGCCGAAGATCTTTCGGCTGCTCGGTGTCGCTACGTTTGCGACCGCAGAACTGCCTGAACGCATGAGAC encodes:
- a CDS encoding VOC family protein; its protein translation is MILTVDALDHLVVNVSNAEASAQWYERVLGMTRAVFDPGAGKAPRISMRFGQQKLNLRPVATDKVEWFTADHEAAGSDDLCFLTSASPETVVAHLKTCGIAIEEGPVKKQGARGTLTSVYCRDPDGSLIEISSYDG
- a CDS encoding FMN-binding glutamate synthase family protein — its product is MQTLLLLFRPRFIVLTLCALAALAFAAAIVAGGPTYLWMPLTLFGWLTGLGIRDLLQARHAILRNYPISGHFRFLFEQIRPEMRQYFFESEKDGKPFSRDTRAVVYQRAKVALDKRPFGTQKDVYEDGYEWMHHSVVPKPAADSDFRIVIGGTECTRPYSASVFNVSAMSFGALSANAIRALNAGAKQGKFAHDTGEGGVSSYHRENGGDLIWEIGSGYFGCRTPDGQFDPDAFARVASEDQIKMVELKISQGAKPGHGGVLPAAKVSEEISLARGVAMGEDCISPAYHRAFSTPVGLMQFIGEMRRLSGGKPAGFKLCIGHRWEFLAICKAMLETGIYPDFIVVDGKEGGTGAAPIEFADHIGVPMREGVNFVHNALIGINARERIRIGAAGKIATAFDMARAMALGADWCNSARGFMFSLGCIQSLSCHTGRCPTGVATQDPIRARALVVEDKRVRVANFHDATLRGLAELVAAAGLEHPNEIRPIHFSHRISSTEVVSFAELYPPLEPGELLSGTQDARFAQAWALAQAATFAPKV
- a CDS encoding carbohydrate porin — its product is MTAIRRPHSLRRPARYTLAVVMTAAFPALSAQAADLPLKAPAIPAYDWNGAYVGAHIGYSFGTAHGEVIDGSAFPTHHHFGGAMAGFHAGYNVLLPSRILLGAEADISFPSYFESNALIATTPTAGNMLTERLDYAGSLRARLGYATPQWLLYVTGGFAFAGERFENELAPFKDKRIAYRTGWTAGAGIEYAIAPLWSARLEYLYSDFGRTSVVMNSGLQATSALDMHSVRLGLSRKIDAAGFGANGGELGAGAPAGWEISGQSTYIAQAYPQFRSPYSGPNSLAPTGQAKSTWSTSLYINARLWDGGEVYFNPEFAQGFGLSDTAGLAGFSNGEAQKSNFPYPRFNPSRLFVRQTFGFGGEQETLESGPTQLGGKADVSRLTLQAGKFAVLDVFDGNSYAKDPRKDFMNWSLWAPGAFDYAADKVGLTYGATAELNQKNWAVRFGYFLMDAESNSDNFDMRLFRRGEYVAELEQRYKLFGLPGKLRAIAWINSAFSGSYRATLDNPALNLDIAATRQGRIKYGYVINLEQALSDTVGLFGRWSWNDGKTEIMAFTDIDASLSGGLSIKGKSWGRPDDTIGLGGAINALSRDHRDFIAAGGLGVLVGDGRLNYRQERLIEAYYAYAITPKLTATADYQFIVNPAYNADRGPVSIFSARLHGEF
- a CDS encoding efflux RND transporter permease subunit; protein product: MTVPPPNDSAVPVDPKRNFSIAFGLERIGLIAIRAPVVSLVVLMTLCVIAIFGLQHIKIDDSLSQLFRSETPEYKQYEEVTKRFPSAEYDVLVVVEGKTLLERNSLEKLRDLVTDLQLVDGTRGIISLFSARQPPENGNLPAPLFPETLPQGQAYQDFIAKVRGNEVIRGKLLSDDGTLALVVLALDPEVVSSKGLGKTIGEVRDLMKDDLAGTGLTSQLSGVPVMQLEIRNAVERDGLTYNIAGILAGCLIAIVFFRRISFMVAAAFPPLLAILMSLGALGWLGFSLNMFLNVMTPLIMVISFADSMQLTFAARDRLIAGEDKYTAFRNAVLVVGPACVLTHGTAALSFIALQFSDSDLIRKFGEAGLMATIIALVAVLSLVPVFGVLLVRKESVFVTRIKGADAGVEALRAFCRWIAVRMVGHPGLFSLIALLIVVGLGVIYANLQPRYRLADQVPDKKQAVEASGRLDAKLTGANPIDVLIEFPKGENLYSPETLKVIADVHSIIEKQAGVGNVWSLETLRRWLAEKAGRTDVATLKEYVDMLPKHLSGRFISADQDAVVVSGRVPDLDSSQILPTVEKLDAAMGAVRQANPGYRISVTGLSAIAARNSASMISKLNHGLTIEFGLVAAFIGLAFRSVTVMFASILPGIFPVVLSGTVLWLLGEGLQFASVVALTVSFGLGLSATIHFLNRLRLEEQPGVDEGLAVERATVLVGPALILTTVVLACGLVVTVFSDLPSLRLFGWLSAFAMIAALVADLFILRPTAMFLISLSHRLRGAWRRDPKPAE